In Osmerus eperlanus chromosome 17, fOsmEpe2.1, whole genome shotgun sequence, a single genomic region encodes these proteins:
- the LOC134038076 gene encoding secretagogin-like encodes MGSRTGGGFRKERAFLCVPDKQEIWRKYDADSSGYISAVELKSFLNDLFLQQQTTVSSSKLEEYTDAMMKIFYKNKDGCLDLNDLARILSLEENFLLEFKLDVSPCLLRLLYSTASFS; translated from the exons ATGGGTAGTAGAACAGGGGGGGGTTTCAGAAA agagagagcatttttATGTGTCCCTGACAAACAAGAG atcTGGAGGAAGTACGACGCAGACAGCAGTGGGTACATATCTGCAGTGGAGCTGAAA AGTTTCCTAAATGATCTGTTTCTACAACAACAGACAACTGTATCCTCCAGCAAACTGGAGGAGTACACAGATGCCATG ATGAAGATCTTTTACAAAAATAAAGATGGATGCTTGGATTTGAACGATTTGGCCAG AATTCTGTCTCTGGAAGAGAACTTCCTGCTTGAGTTCAAACTGGATGTGAGTCCCTGCCTCCTTCGTCTCTTGTATTCCACAGCTTCATTTTCTTAG
- the LOC134038125 gene encoding vitelline membrane outer layer protein 1 homolog has product MAIFLPIAVVLATLSPGLSAYGEKTSIERAGTAYSSRPYSSVLIVSNGEKFGTWKWPEMCPDTFYAVGFSLRVQPRQYSRDDTSLNGIRLICAKGEDRRYLHTIESHIGYYGDWSSPQYCPTGTLVSFQLRVEPHLGIFDDDTAVNNIKFRCSSDPVLEGNGYEWGEYGTWSQECRNGGICGIETKMDKYKSWLIDHTSLNDVRFHCCSQSQK; this is encoded by the exons ATGGCCATCTTTCTCCCAATTGCTGTGGTCCTTGCTACGTTGTCCCCTGGCCTCTCTGCATATGGGGAGAAGACGTCCATAGAGCGTGCAGGCACTGCATACAGTAGCAGACCCTACTCATCTGTGCTTATCGTGTCCAATGGAGAGAAGTTTGGGACGTGGAAATGGCCTGAGATGTGTCCTGACACGTTCTATGCTGTTGGGTTCAGTCTGAGG GTGCAACCTCGTCAATATTCTAGGGATGACACTTCCCTCAATGGCATTCGCCTCATTTGTGCCAAAGGCGAGGACAGGCGCTACCTTCATACAATCGAGTCTCACATTGGATA CTATGGTGACTGGTCGAGCCCTCAGTATTGCCCCACGGGAACACTCGTCTCCTTCCAGCTGCGTGTGGAGCCACACCTGGGCATATTTGATGACGACACTGCCGTCAATAACATCAAATTCCGCTGCAGCAGCGACCCAGTTCTGGAGGGTAACGGCTATGAGTGGGGAGAGTACGGCACCTGGAGCCAGGAATGTCGCAATGGGGGCATCTGCGGCATTGAAACCAAGATGGACAAGTACAAGAGTTGGCTGATCGACCACACATCTCTCAATGACGTGCGTTTCCACTGTTGCTCCCAATCCCAG AAATGA